Proteins from one Elgaria multicarinata webbii isolate HBS135686 ecotype San Diego chromosome 3, rElgMul1.1.pri, whole genome shotgun sequence genomic window:
- the LOC134396080 gene encoding zinc finger protein 420-like, which produces KSFSRIRTLTTHNRIHTGEKLYECMECGKGFTNSGALTTHQRTHSGEKPYKCMECGKSFRCKSHLIIHNRVHTGEKPYECMECGKSFSQSGAFEEHKKIHTGEKPYKCMECGKSFRCKSHLIIHNRIHTGEKPYKCMECGKGFSESGPLRVHQRTHTGMKPYKCMECGKKFTQRSHLAYHQRTHTGEKPYKCMDCGKSFKDSSILTAHQRTHTGKKPYNCLECGKSFSQGGALILHQRTHTGEKPYKCMECGKNFCDSGKLTVHNRIHTGEKPYKCMECGMSFIQSSNLRSHQRTHTGEKPYKCMECGKSFTQRSSLSSHQITHTGEKPYKCMECGKSFSQSRGLTVHHRSHTGEKPYKCMVCGKCFSDSRTLTVHRRTHTGEKLYKCMTCGKSFSRSSNLRLNRHLKTHTGEKPYQCMECGKSFILSSQLTRHQQIHTGVKPYKCMECGKRFSDSRSLAKHQRTHTGETI; this is translated from the exons aagagcttcagtcgtatTAGAACACTTACTACACATAatagaattcacacaggtgagaagctgtatgaatgcatggagtgtggaaagggcttcacaAATAGTGGAGCACTTACtacacatcaaagaactcactcAGGGGAAAAAccgtataaatgcatggagtgcggaaagagcttcagatgCAAATCACACCTCATTATTCATAATAgagttcacacaggtgagaagccgtatgaatgcatggagtgtggaaagagcttcagtcagagtggAGCGTTTGAAGAacataaaaaaatacacacaggcgagaaaccgtataaatgcatggagtgtggaaagagcttcagatgCAAATCACACCTTATTATTCATaatagaattcacacaggggaaaaaccatataaatgcatggagtgtggaaagggcttcagtgAAAGTGGACCCCTTCGTGTACATCAACGAACACACACAGGcatgaaaccatataaatgcatggagtgtggaaaaaaGTTCACTCAGAGGTCACACCTTGCttatcatcaaagaactcacacaggagagaaaccatataaatgcatggactgtggaaaaagcttcaaagATAGTAGCATACTTACTGCACATCAACGAACGCACACAGGCAAGAAACCATATAattgcctggagtgtggaaagagcttcagtcagggTGGAGCACTTATTCTTCATCAACGAAcgcacacaggcgagaagccatataagtgcatggagtgtgggaagaACTTCTGTGATAGTGGAAAACTTACTGTACATAATAGAATTCACACCggggaaaaaccatataaatgcatggagtgtggaatgAGCTTCATCCAGAGCTCAAACCTTCGTTCCCATCAacgaactcacacaggggagaaaccatataaatgcatggagtgtggaaagagcttcactcagagaTCAAGCCTTAGTTCCCATCAaataactcacacaggggagaaaccatataaatgcatggagtgtggaaagagcttcagtcagagcagagGTCTTACTGTTCATCACAGAagtcatacaggagagaaaccttataaatgcatggtgtgtggaaagtgcttcagtgatAGTAGGACACTTACTGTCCATCGAAgaactcatacaggggagaaactgTATAAATGCATGacatgtggaaaaagcttcagtcgGAGCTCAAATCTTC GCCTTAATAGACATCTaaaaactcacacaggagagaaaccatatcaatgcatggagtgtggaaagagcttcattttGAGCTCACAACTTACTAGACATCAACAAATACATACAGGggtgaaaccatataaatgcatggagtgtggaaagaggttcagtgatAGTAGATCACTTGctaaacatcaaagaactcacacgggagaaaccatatga